Proteins co-encoded in one Pseudomonas fluorescens genomic window:
- a CDS encoding phage baseplate assembly protein V — protein MIAGAVKACYVVAVDLSASPPVCRVSDGSDWVSAWVRWHSIAAGKARHWRAPSLGEQGSLISPSGDVSQGTFVPGLYGNAGPPPDNRDHVEVWRFDDGGSLIYDWQAKSYTITLPSGTVSIKVASTEAVVTDAAVSVTTGNINLKAAVMIDGALHVTKGITSAGAIIDATGNSNHHTH, from the coding sequence ATGATCGCCGGGGCGGTAAAGGCTTGCTACGTGGTAGCGGTGGATCTGTCCGCTTCGCCGCCGGTATGTCGCGTGTCGGATGGCAGTGATTGGGTCAGCGCTTGGGTGCGCTGGCACAGCATCGCCGCCGGCAAGGCTAGGCACTGGCGGGCGCCGTCTTTGGGCGAGCAGGGCAGTTTGATCAGTCCCAGCGGTGACGTGTCACAAGGCACGTTTGTCCCGGGCCTGTATGGCAATGCCGGACCCCCGCCAGACAACCGCGACCATGTCGAGGTCTGGCGTTTTGATGATGGCGGCTCGCTGATCTACGACTGGCAGGCCAAGAGCTACACCATCACCCTGCCGAGCGGTACGGTCAGCATTAAAGTGGCCAGCACGGAAGCGGTCGTCACCGATGCCGCCGTGAGCGTGACCACCGGCAACATCAACCTGAAAGCGGCGGTGATGATCGACGGCGCGTTGCATGTCACCAAGGGCATCACCAGTGCCGGCGCAATCATCGACGCCACCGGCAACAGCAACCACCACACGCATTAA
- a CDS encoding phage tail assembly chaperone translates to MSRVVFFSPSICGAYRPEIHGADMPADVVEVSESVWQALLDELSVSPKKMSSRPDGQPVLIDPPPLAADELAAVERAWRDAQLALSDPLVSRHRDELEESGATSLTAEQYAELQAYRRQLRDWPQGSQFPLSEHRPSAPLWMTGQLQ, encoded by the coding sequence ATGAGCAGAGTTGTATTTTTCAGTCCGTCCATCTGTGGGGCTTATCGCCCCGAGATCCACGGTGCAGACATGCCGGCGGACGTGGTCGAGGTGTCGGAAAGTGTTTGGCAGGCGCTGCTCGATGAGTTGTCGGTCAGCCCCAAGAAAATGTCGTCACGACCCGATGGTCAGCCTGTGCTGATCGATCCGCCGCCGCTCGCTGCTGACGAACTGGCGGCGGTCGAGCGGGCTTGGCGTGACGCGCAGTTGGCCCTGTCCGATCCGCTGGTTTCCCGGCATCGCGACGAGCTGGAAGAAAGCGGCGCAACTTCGCTCACGGCCGAGCAATACGCTGAGCTTCAGGCCTATCGCCGGCAGTTGCGCGACTGGCCGCAAGGCTCGCAATTCCCGCTCTCCGAGCATCGACCGAGCGCACCGCTGTGGATGACCGGCCAGCTTCAATAG
- a CDS encoding phage tail protein I: MKSLLPLNSTQLERAMEAAFFEKTIVPLRDLYNPDTCPAHLLPHLAWAWSVDRWDYRWSEATKRAAIKASFYIHKHKGTIGAIRRVVEPLGYLIEIVEWFQTVPEGVPGTFALKVGVLDTGITEEMYQELDRLIDDAKPVSRQLVGLAISLETQGNLDIAVSLYDGDEIDVYPPVMRDIEVTGSFGVVGREHTIDTLDVYYD; this comes from the coding sequence ATGAAAAGTCTACTGCCGCTCAACAGCACGCAACTGGAACGGGCCATGGAGGCCGCGTTTTTCGAAAAGACGATTGTCCCACTGCGCGACCTCTACAACCCCGACACCTGCCCGGCGCATCTGCTGCCACATTTGGCGTGGGCGTGGTCGGTCGATCGCTGGGATTACCGGTGGTCTGAGGCGACCAAGCGCGCGGCCATCAAGGCGTCGTTCTACATCCACAAACACAAGGGCACGATCGGGGCGATCCGTCGCGTGGTCGAGCCACTGGGTTACCTGATCGAGATTGTCGAGTGGTTCCAGACCGTGCCCGAAGGTGTGCCGGGTACCTTCGCGCTGAAGGTTGGCGTGCTGGACACCGGCATCACCGAGGAAATGTATCAGGAGCTTGATCGCCTGATTGACGACGCCAAGCCCGTCAGTCGCCAGTTGGTCGGGTTGGCGATCAGTTTGGAAACCCAAGGCAATTTAGACATTGCCGTATCCCTCTACGACGGCGATGAAATCGACGTTTACCCACCCGTCATGCGTGACATCGAGGTCACCGGCAGCTTTGGCGTGGTCGGCCGCGAACACACCATAGACACCCTGGACGTTTATTATGATTGA
- a CDS encoding phage tail protein, with protein sequence MIDANSQFFAILTNVGRAKQANADALGIAWKLTEMGVGDANPGGLADPPNPIPSADQTKLLNEWRRKPLNQLRVDPVNSAVIIAEQIIPADEGGKWIREIGLYDADGDLVAVANCAPSFKPLLSQGSGRTQVVRMNFVVSSTGNITLKIDPAVVLATREWVLAQILEELSKLDIKQSVRAATTANINLVGLQVVDGVSLNAGDRVLVKDQIAAKDNGPYVVAVGAWVRAKDADNSTKVTPNLTVAVEVGATQADTIWQLVTDGTIVVGTTALTFKNITDGFARLFSPTFSGNPTAPTPAQFDSSKSLATTEFLKRRGFEYSGFTTSDASLVLSSSHVGGLHSFSSATQLTATLPPTAGVAQGATITLASAGPGGLKIVGSGSDVVYTSTGVAGPLVLALGDTAEFIRLQDQWRLVGGSVMFRFAGTMGGAHFTTQPQFDNGKALATTEFVQRAQGNFSGQTTITTSATTLTPALAGRRIVGALAGTWTLPLLTASPVGSKFYIQNSSSGDIVVNRQGTDIIVALAKTVNSVIIPAGSAGVLVCGETNWVFEEGPAALKYSTEFASSISGSGWAKNANGLIEQWGSGVTDANGYVYVTFPIPFPNAPRNITPMHVGSLCLMHAVMGANLVASGCTLRVQNQSGAAQAGWQVYWRAIGN encoded by the coding sequence ATGATTGATGCGAATTCGCAGTTTTTTGCGATCCTCACGAACGTGGGGAGAGCCAAGCAGGCGAATGCTGACGCGCTTGGCATTGCCTGGAAGCTCACGGAAATGGGCGTTGGAGATGCCAACCCGGGCGGGTTGGCCGATCCGCCGAATCCGATCCCGTCGGCCGATCAGACCAAGCTGCTCAACGAGTGGCGGCGCAAGCCGTTGAATCAGCTACGGGTTGACCCTGTCAACTCGGCGGTGATCATCGCCGAGCAAATCATTCCGGCCGACGAGGGCGGTAAGTGGATCCGCGAAATCGGCCTCTACGACGCTGACGGGGATCTGGTGGCGGTGGCCAACTGTGCGCCGAGCTTCAAGCCGCTGCTGTCGCAAGGCTCCGGCCGCACGCAAGTAGTGCGGATGAACTTCGTGGTCAGCAGCACGGGCAACATCACGCTCAAGATTGATCCGGCGGTGGTGCTGGCGACCCGTGAGTGGGTGCTAGCGCAGATTCTGGAGGAATTAAGCAAGCTCGACATCAAGCAGTCGGTGCGCGCTGCCACCACGGCCAATATCAATCTGGTCGGTTTGCAGGTGGTGGACGGGGTTTCGCTGAACGCCGGCGACCGGGTGCTGGTGAAAGACCAAATAGCGGCCAAGGACAACGGCCCGTATGTGGTGGCGGTGGGTGCGTGGGTGCGGGCCAAGGATGCGGATAACAGCACCAAGGTGACGCCGAACCTGACGGTGGCGGTCGAGGTCGGCGCTACTCAGGCCGACACGATCTGGCAACTGGTGACGGATGGCACGATTGTCGTAGGCACCACCGCGCTGACGTTCAAGAACATCACGGACGGTTTCGCCCGGTTGTTCTCGCCGACGTTCTCCGGCAATCCAACGGCCCCCACGCCGGCGCAGTTCGATAGCAGCAAGTCGCTGGCGACAACTGAATTTCTAAAGCGTCGTGGTTTCGAGTACTCGGGCTTCACGACCAGCGATGCGAGCCTTGTGCTTTCGTCGTCGCACGTCGGCGGCCTGCACAGTTTCTCCAGCGCTACGCAGCTCACGGCGACCTTGCCACCGACAGCGGGTGTAGCGCAGGGCGCCACGATCACGCTGGCCAGTGCCGGTCCGGGCGGGTTGAAAATCGTGGGTTCGGGGAGTGACGTTGTCTATACGTCGACCGGCGTGGCCGGCCCGTTGGTGCTGGCCTTGGGCGACACGGCCGAATTCATCCGCCTGCAAGACCAGTGGCGCCTGGTTGGCGGCTCGGTGATGTTTCGCTTTGCGGGCACGATGGGCGGCGCGCACTTCACCACGCAACCGCAGTTCGATAACGGCAAGGCGTTGGCTACGACTGAATTTGTGCAGCGAGCGCAGGGGAATTTTAGCGGGCAAACGACCATTACCACGTCGGCCACTACGCTAACGCCTGCATTGGCTGGGCGCCGCATTGTCGGCGCTCTGGCTGGAACCTGGACGCTTCCGCTGTTGACCGCCAGTCCTGTCGGGTCGAAGTTTTACATTCAGAATTCGTCGAGTGGCGACATCGTGGTTAACCGGCAAGGGACGGATATTATCGTCGCCCTCGCCAAGACCGTGAACAGCGTCATTATCCCGGCGGGGTCGGCTGGTGTTCTGGTGTGCGGTGAAACCAATTGGGTGTTTGAGGAGGGGCCCGCCGCCCTGAAATACTCCACGGAGTTTGCATCGAGCATTTCCGGCTCGGGGTGGGCCAAAAATGCCAACGGCCTTATTGAGCAGTGGGGATCGGGCGTTACGGATGCAAACGGGTATGTATATGTCACGTTCCCTATTCCGTTCCCTAACGCGCCGCGCAACATTACGCCAATGCACGTCGGGTCATTGTGTTTGATGCACGCAGTTATGGGGGCGAATCTGGTGGCGTCCGGCTGTACGTTGCGCGTACAGAATCAGTCGGGGGCGGCTCAAGCGGGTTGGCAGGTCTATTGGCGGGCTATAGGGAACTAG
- a CDS encoding phage tail sheath subtilisin-like domain-containing protein yields the protein MSFFHGVTTTDVKTGARTISLPSSSIIGLCDTFTPGQLGGGTAKAGELKLITTEREAIAAFGADSAITKACQAIYVKAKAVIVAIGVPKLEDAALQTSAIIGGVLASGQRTGLQALLDGKSLFNAQPRLLIAPGHTANQAVATAIDSVAQKLRAIGIIDGPGTTDEAAMAYADNFGSRNLFMVDPGVKYWDTVTSSTVDAPGSAWAAGLFAWTDAEYGFWASPSNKELTGITGTGRAVEYLDGDETCRANLLNNANITTIIRDDGYRLWGNRTLSSDPKWAFVTRVRTLFILMDAVQAGHKWAVDRSITKTYVTDVTNGLDAFMRDLKAQGAIINFEVFPDTELNTASQIAQGKVYWRIRFTDVPPAENPNFLFEVTEQWMTEVLEAA from the coding sequence ATGAGTTTCTTTCACGGCGTCACGACCACTGATGTCAAGACGGGGGCGCGCACCATCTCGCTGCCGTCGTCGTCGATTATCGGCCTGTGCGACACCTTTACCCCGGGCCAACTCGGCGGCGGTACGGCCAAGGCCGGCGAACTGAAGTTGATCACCACCGAGCGCGAAGCCATTGCCGCGTTCGGTGCCGACTCGGCCATCACCAAGGCCTGTCAGGCGATCTACGTCAAAGCCAAGGCGGTGATCGTCGCTATCGGCGTGCCAAAGCTGGAAGACGCCGCGCTGCAAACCTCAGCGATCATCGGCGGTGTCCTGGCCTCGGGTCAGCGTACCGGCCTGCAGGCGCTGCTTGATGGCAAAAGCCTGTTCAACGCCCAACCGCGTCTGTTAATCGCGCCGGGCCATACGGCGAATCAGGCGGTGGCCACGGCCATCGACAGCGTGGCGCAGAAACTGCGCGCTATCGGCATCATCGACGGCCCGGGCACCACCGATGAGGCCGCCATGGCCTACGCCGATAACTTCGGCAGTCGCAACCTGTTCATGGTCGACCCGGGCGTCAAGTATTGGGACACCGTCACCAGTTCGACGGTCGATGCGCCCGGCTCGGCTTGGGCAGCAGGCCTGTTTGCCTGGACGGATGCTGAATACGGTTTCTGGGCTTCGCCGTCGAACAAGGAGTTGACCGGCATCACCGGTACCGGTCGCGCGGTCGAGTACCTGGACGGCGACGAGACCTGCCGGGCCAACCTGCTCAACAACGCCAATATCACCACGATCATTCGCGACGACGGTTATCGCCTGTGGGGTAACCGCACGCTGTCGAGCGATCCGAAGTGGGCGTTCGTTACCCGCGTTCGCACGCTGTTCATCCTCATGGACGCGGTGCAGGCCGGGCACAAGTGGGCGGTTGACCGCTCAATCACCAAGACCTACGTGACCGATGTCACCAACGGTCTGGATGCGTTCATGCGCGACCTGAAAGCCCAGGGCGCAATCATCAACTTTGAAGTGTTTCCCGACACCGAATTGAACACGGCCAGCCAGATCGCCCAAGGCAAGGTGTATTGGCGTATCCGTTTCACCGATGTGCCGCCGGCAGAAAACCCGAATTTCCTTTTCGAAGTCACCGAACAGTGGATGACCGAAGTGCTTGAAGCAGCCTAA
- a CDS encoding head-tail joining protein encodes MGFRDLIAEVDAVVFETLGDTARIEGREEPVLGMFAAPWLQPKFGKLNTGLREPRFEIRVSDSHGLEQGMRVSVDLPALDGGGDYDLIQLEPSGDGLVALILRLRP; translated from the coding sequence GTGGGCTTTCGCGATCTGATCGCCGAGGTCGACGCGGTGGTGTTCGAAACGCTGGGCGACACCGCACGGATCGAGGGTCGCGAAGAGCCAGTGCTCGGCATGTTTGCCGCGCCCTGGCTGCAACCCAAGTTCGGCAAGCTCAACACCGGGTTGCGTGAGCCTCGCTTCGAGATTCGCGTCAGCGATTCGCATGGTCTGGAACAGGGAATGCGGGTCAGCGTTGACCTGCCTGCCTTGGACGGCGGCGGTGACTACGACCTGATCCAGCTCGAACCGAGCGGTGACGGGCTGGTCGCCCTGATTCTGAGGTTACGGCCATGA
- a CDS encoding head decoration protein: MNIKREPMHAGEFLLSEGAGNISRETINVAAGPALNSGQVLGLVTATGEFAPYDPAAEDGTQSAIAILYGPLGESDIVRRGRAVARMAEVSEAHLTGLDPEAEKDLAAHFLIVR; this comes from the coding sequence ATGAACATCAAACGGGAACCGATGCACGCAGGTGAATTCCTGCTGTCCGAAGGCGCCGGAAACATTTCGCGGGAAACGATCAATGTCGCCGCTGGCCCGGCACTGAATTCGGGCCAAGTCCTCGGGCTGGTGACGGCCACGGGCGAGTTTGCGCCGTATGATCCGGCCGCCGAAGACGGCACCCAATCTGCTATCGCGATCCTTTACGGGCCGTTGGGTGAGTCGGACATCGTGCGCCGTGGTCGCGCGGTGGCACGCATGGCTGAGGTCAGCGAAGCGCACCTGACAGGGCTGGACCCTGAAGCCGAAAAAGATCTGGCGGCTCATTTCCTGATCGTCCGCTAA
- a CDS encoding GPW/gp25 family protein → MIGMDRHTGQPISGIKHLRQSIADILSTPLGSRRHRMEYGSKLRRFVDLPVNEGWKSAVQAEVARALGRWEPRLKLDQVRVLSVIGGQINLQIVGTYLGDSVTLEVAA, encoded by the coding sequence ATGATCGGAATGGATCGCCACACCGGCCAACCCATCTCCGGCATCAAGCATCTGCGGCAATCCATTGCTGACATCTTGAGCACGCCGCTGGGCAGTCGCCGACACCGCATGGAGTACGGCAGCAAGCTGCGGCGGTTTGTCGATTTGCCCGTTAACGAGGGCTGGAAAAGCGCCGTGCAGGCTGAGGTCGCCCGCGCTTTGGGGCGCTGGGAGCCACGTTTGAAGCTCGACCAGGTGCGTGTCCTCTCCGTCATTGGCGGGCAAATCAATCTGCAAATCGTCGGGACGTACCTGGGCGACAGTGTCACGTTGGAGGTGGCCGCATGA
- a CDS encoding phage portal protein — MARHFPTLTRNGFVLPSNIKASYEGAGEGRRSANWDAPDNGINSINTPALRNLRSRSRAAVRNDPYAFNVIDKRVSNLIGTGITPRPATDDDALRKLLQELWSDWVDESDADDRTDFYGQQALVARTVETSGECFVRLRPRSRDEGLAVPLQLQILAPEFVPHDKFESTKNGNVIRAGIEFTPGGKRVAYWMYLSHPRDAASLNAGYNQLVRVPAAQVLHIFEPVEPGQLRGVPRLSPVLKRLRSLDNYDDAVLFRQEVANLFAGFITRPPPDAGPAPRDPVTGALLDLDRDGFTPMVALEPGTMQELGPGEEVEFSKPPDAGNNYPDFMRQQLMAAAAGSGTPYEILTGDMRGINDRALRVVLNEFRRRLEQLQFSVYVHQLCRPVRAAWMDMAVLSGVLVLDDYAQKRRQYLRTRWVPQGWAYIQPVQDVQARAMEVRAGFSSRSEMVLRTGYDAETVDLENAADLARATALGLNYNTLDAVEDTDDKEQP, encoded by the coding sequence ATGGCCCGACATTTTCCGACGTTGACCCGTAACGGCTTTGTGCTGCCGTCCAACATCAAGGCCAGTTACGAAGGCGCTGGTGAAGGCCGCCGATCCGCTAACTGGGATGCTCCCGACAACGGGATCAACAGCATCAACACCCCGGCACTGCGCAATTTGCGGTCGCGCTCCCGGGCAGCTGTTCGCAATGACCCGTATGCCTTCAACGTCATCGACAAGCGCGTCAGCAACCTGATCGGCACCGGCATCACCCCTCGGCCAGCGACCGATGATGATGCCCTGCGCAAGCTGCTGCAGGAGTTGTGGAGCGATTGGGTTGATGAATCTGATGCGGATGACCGCACCGACTTTTACGGCCAGCAGGCGCTGGTGGCGCGCACGGTGGAAACATCGGGTGAATGCTTTGTTCGCTTGCGTCCTCGCAGTCGGGACGAAGGCTTGGCGGTTCCGCTGCAGTTGCAGATTCTGGCGCCGGAGTTCGTGCCGCACGACAAATTCGAGAGCACCAAGAACGGCAACGTCATCCGCGCCGGCATCGAGTTCACGCCCGGCGGCAAGCGGGTAGCGTATTGGATGTACCTGTCGCACCCGCGTGATGCGGCCTCGTTGAACGCCGGCTACAACCAGCTAGTGCGCGTCCCGGCCGCGCAGGTGCTGCACATCTTCGAACCGGTCGAACCTGGCCAGTTGCGCGGTGTGCCGCGATTGTCGCCGGTTCTGAAACGGCTACGCAGTCTGGACAACTACGACGACGCGGTGCTGTTCCGTCAGGAGGTGGCCAACCTGTTCGCCGGTTTCATCACGCGCCCGCCGCCGGACGCGGGTCCGGCTCCACGCGATCCGGTCACTGGTGCGTTATTGGATCTGGACCGCGACGGCTTCACGCCCATGGTTGCGCTCGAACCCGGCACCATGCAGGAACTCGGTCCGGGCGAAGAGGTGGAATTTTCCAAACCGCCGGATGCGGGCAACAACTACCCGGACTTCATGCGTCAGCAGTTGATGGCTGCAGCGGCGGGTAGCGGTACGCCTTACGAGATCCTCACCGGCGACATGCGCGGAATCAACGACCGAGCGCTGCGGGTTGTACTCAACGAGTTTCGGCGCCGCCTGGAACAACTCCAATTCAGCGTGTACGTCCATCAACTTTGCCGTCCGGTGCGGGCCGCGTGGATGGACATGGCGGTGCTTTCGGGTGTTCTGGTGCTGGACGATTACGCACAGAAGCGCCGCCAGTACCTGCGCACTCGCTGGGTACCGCAAGGCTGGGCCTACATCCAGCCGGTGCAGGACGTGCAGGCGCGAGCGATGGAGGTGAGAGCCGGTTTTTCGTCGCGCAGCGAGATGGTCTTGCGTACCGGCTACGACGCCGAAACGGTCGATCTGGAAAACGCTGCCGATCTGGCGCGGGCCACCGCATTGGGCCTCAACTACAACACCCTGGATGCCGTCGAAGACACCGACGACAAGGAGCAACCATGA
- a CDS encoding major capsid protein: MADIAIFEDEAFTVTSLTAALNDQPYLPGRISALGLFREEGITTLTVQIEKDGDTLALVPAGERGGSGLVVAASKRNLIPFNTVHLPERFTIKADEIQGIRAFGTRTELQAVQDVVNARLAKARRQLDATHEFQRMGALNGQILDADGSTVLLDLFERFGVQRQKMSMGLTEAGTELRVKCGEALDMQEDALGSVTSTGSRAFCGKNFWNKLIVHKSVKETYLNSQQAAALRGDARESFEFGGIIWERYRGKVAGVSFVHDDKALLVPEGVPDLYISVFAPADYMETVNTQGIPYYSMIEPLPFNKGMAGEAQSNPLHLCTRPRAQILLEL, from the coding sequence ATGGCCGATATCGCCATTTTTGAAGACGAAGCGTTTACCGTTACCTCGCTGACCGCTGCACTCAATGATCAACCCTACCTGCCGGGCCGCATCAGCGCCTTGGGCCTGTTCCGCGAGGAAGGCATTACCACCCTGACCGTGCAGATTGAAAAGGACGGTGACACCCTGGCACTGGTGCCGGCCGGTGAGCGCGGTGGTTCTGGCCTGGTGGTTGCTGCGAGCAAGCGCAACCTGATCCCGTTCAACACCGTGCACCTGCCGGAGCGTTTCACCATCAAGGCGGATGAGATCCAAGGCATCCGCGCCTTCGGCACTCGCACTGAGCTGCAGGCGGTGCAGGACGTGGTCAATGCGCGGCTGGCTAAGGCGCGTCGTCAGTTGGACGCCACCCACGAATTCCAGCGCATGGGCGCACTCAACGGCCAGATCCTCGACGCTGATGGTTCGACGGTGCTGCTGGACTTGTTTGAGCGCTTCGGTGTGCAACGTCAGAAGATGTCCATGGGGCTGACTGAAGCCGGTACCGAGCTGCGGGTCAAGTGCGGTGAGGCGCTGGACATGCAGGAGGATGCGCTGGGCAGCGTGACCAGTACCGGTTCGCGCGCTTTCTGCGGCAAGAACTTCTGGAACAAGCTGATTGTTCACAAGTCGGTCAAAGAGACCTACCTCAACAGTCAGCAAGCGGCAGCGCTGCGTGGCGACGCCCGGGAAAGCTTCGAGTTCGGCGGCATCATCTGGGAGCGCTACCGTGGCAAGGTGGCCGGCGTGTCTTTCGTCCACGACGATAAGGCGCTGCTGGTTCCCGAAGGCGTGCCCGATCTGTACATCTCGGTGTTTGCACCGGCCGACTACATGGAAACGGTCAACACTCAGGGCATTCCGTACTACAGCATGATCGAGCCGCTACCCTTCAACAAAGGCATGGCCGGTGAAGCGCAGTCCAACCCACTGCACCTGTGCACTCGACCGCGTGCCCAGATCCTGCTGGAACTCTGA
- a CDS encoding baseplate assembly protein: MSTVDLSSLPAPTVLEPLDFEEVYQDGLGVFRGYMGGNWTAALESDPVVKTLEVGAYIKVGNRARVNDAGKALLLAHAIGGDLDHLGANVNLKRLVIQVADLQAVPPVPEVMEDDDPFRERIQLAYEGLTTAGPRNSYILHARNASGLVADATAESPKPCYVTVTVLGLDGEGEAPPELLATVNAALNDENVRPVGDRVTVQSAQVIRYEIDAILHMAGAGPEADASLAEAKSRLAAWINPRKRLGVEVARSAVDAQLHVAGVARVELVGWQDLAPTKAQAAFCTRYNVRLAG; encoded by the coding sequence ATGAGTACCGTTGATCTGTCGTCGTTGCCGGCACCGACCGTGTTGGAGCCTTTGGACTTTGAAGAGGTTTATCAGGACGGGCTGGGCGTGTTTCGCGGTTACATGGGCGGCAACTGGACGGCCGCGCTGGAAAGCGATCCAGTGGTCAAGACGCTTGAGGTCGGGGCTTATATCAAGGTCGGCAACCGCGCCCGGGTCAATGACGCCGGCAAGGCGTTATTACTGGCGCATGCCATTGGCGGTGACCTCGATCACCTGGGTGCGAACGTCAATTTGAAACGCCTGGTGATTCAGGTGGCGGATCTGCAAGCGGTGCCACCGGTGCCCGAGGTCATGGAAGACGACGACCCGTTTCGCGAGCGTATCCAGTTGGCCTATGAGGGGTTGACCACGGCCGGCCCGCGTAACAGCTACATCCTGCATGCGCGTAACGCCTCGGGGCTGGTGGCAGATGCCACGGCCGAAAGCCCGAAGCCTTGCTACGTTACGGTAACGGTGCTGGGGTTGGACGGGGAGGGCGAAGCGCCGCCGGAGCTGTTGGCGACGGTGAACGCGGCGCTGAATGACGAAAACGTTCGCCCGGTCGGTGATCGGGTGACCGTGCAGAGTGCGCAGGTGATCCGCTACGAGATTGACGCCATCTTGCATATGGCCGGCGCCGGCCCGGAAGCGGATGCCAGTTTGGCCGAGGCCAAGAGCCGCTTGGCAGCCTGGATCAATCCACGTAAGCGGCTGGGCGTCGAGGTCGCACGCTCTGCTGTTGACGCTCAGTTGCACGTTGCCGGCGTTGCCCGGGTCGAGTTGGTCGGGTGGCAGGACTTGGCCCCGACCAAGGCTCAAGCGGCGTTCTGCACGCGCTACAACGTGAGGCTGGCGGGCTGA
- a CDS encoding head maturation protease, ClpP-related, with product MSKSAKPRIYNRAGKRVEVKDKTWYAVNASGEAADRVIEVFVYGEIGAWGITANQFVQDLRALDDGVSPVVAAFNSIGGDLFDGLAMHNALSRLGERCTGRIDALAASAASVAVCGAHRVVIAANAMLMIHNPYTYTGGDAEDFRRVADVLDQTLEAIIAAYKAKAPNIDDAELRRMVNAETWLTANEALALGLADEVGDGIKVKACLGQGAVLQRFQNAPADLLAQLDEAPEPDPDLDPVDPPPVPPVVASAKLALMVTQRCTAAGISNLIEPLLKSTQLESEEIVLAGLERAKAINDLCVAARLPEFSAEYVAAGLDAPAVRARLFDKIVTSGKGFEIDNSLPLADDLAPKVLAKQPDPNSIWAARQAAQTGTARGAKGA from the coding sequence ATGAGCAAGAGCGCGAAACCGCGTATTTACAACCGCGCCGGCAAACGCGTCGAGGTCAAGGACAAGACCTGGTATGCCGTTAATGCCAGCGGCGAAGCGGCCGATCGAGTGATCGAAGTTTTCGTCTATGGCGAGATCGGCGCGTGGGGTATCACTGCCAATCAGTTCGTGCAGGATCTGCGCGCTCTGGATGACGGTGTGTCGCCGGTAGTCGCCGCGTTCAACAGCATCGGTGGCGATCTGTTCGATGGTCTGGCCATGCACAACGCGCTGTCGCGGCTGGGCGAGCGCTGCACCGGCCGGATCGATGCACTGGCCGCCAGTGCGGCCAGTGTGGCCGTGTGCGGTGCACACCGCGTAGTCATCGCGGCGAACGCCATGCTGATGATTCATAACCCCTACACCTATACAGGCGGGGACGCTGAGGACTTTCGCCGGGTCGCTGATGTGCTGGATCAAACCTTGGAGGCGATCATTGCGGCCTATAAGGCCAAGGCGCCCAACATCGACGACGCGGAACTGCGGCGAATGGTTAATGCAGAAACCTGGCTGACTGCCAATGAAGCATTGGCCCTCGGTCTGGCTGATGAAGTCGGCGACGGCATCAAAGTCAAAGCGTGCCTCGGTCAAGGCGCGGTGCTGCAACGATTCCAGAACGCACCGGCTGATTTGCTGGCCCAGCTCGACGAGGCACCCGAGCCGGATCCGGATCTTGATCCTGTCGATCCGCCGCCGGTGCCGCCCGTTGTGGCCTCGGCCAAGTTGGCATTGATGGTCACTCAGCGCTGCACGGCGGCGGGCATCAGCAACCTGATCGAGCCGCTGCTCAAGTCCACCCAGCTTGAAAGTGAAGAGATCGTTTTGGCGGGTCTGGAGCGCGCCAAGGCGATTAACGACCTCTGCGTGGCCGCGCGGCTGCCGGAATTCAGCGCCGAGTATGTCGCGGCAGGTCTGGATGCCCCGGCGGTGCGGGCGCGTCTGTTCGACAAGATTGTCACCAGCGGTAAGGGCTTTGAAATCGACAACAGTCTGCCGCTGGCGGACGACCTGGCGCCCAAGGTGCTGGCCAAACAACCTGACCCCAACTCGATTTGGGCTGCTCGCCAAGCGGCTCAAACTGGAACCGCGCGCGGCGCGAAAGGAGCATGA